The Pan troglodytes isolate AG18354 chromosome 1, NHGRI_mPanTro3-v2.0_pri, whole genome shotgun sequence genome includes a region encoding these proteins:
- the TMCC2 gene encoding transmembrane and coiled-coil domains protein 2 isoform X4 gives MRVDHQYLSLESFTRLKWVQNPCLSERQFCCEKLPLERSSRPQDSAGQPVTLLTAHCPQLWTSVPLCWPLTEFPAGTVKMKSKEEETAVDKGDLVALSLPAGHGDTDGPISLDVPDGAPDPQRTKAAIDHLHQKILKITEQIKIEQEARDDNVAEYLKLANNADKQQVSRIKQVFEKKNQKSAQTIAQLHKKLEHYRRRLKEIEQNGPSRQPKDVLRDMQQGLKDVGANVRAGISGFGGGVVEGVKGSLSGLSQATHTAVVSKPREFASLIRNKFGSADNIAHLKDPLEDGPPEEAARALSGSATLVSSPKYGSDDECSSASASSAGAGSNSGAGPGGALGSPKCNALYGAPGNLDALLEELREIKEGQSHLEDSMEDLKTQLQRDYTYMTQCLQEERYRYERLEEQLNDLTELHQNEMTNLKQELASMEEKVAYQSYERARDIQEAVESCLTRVTKLELQQQQQQVVQLEGVENANARALLGKFINVILALMAVLLVFVSTIANFITPLMKTRLRITSTALLVLVLFLLWKHWDSLTYLLEHVLLPS, from the exons ATGCGTGTCGACCATCAGTATTTAAGCCTGGAGTCCTTCACCAGACTCAAGTGGGTGCAGAATCCATGTCTTTCTGAACGACAGTTCTGCTGTGAGAAGCTGCCATTAGAGAGATCCAGCAGGCCCCAGGACTCAGCTGGCCAGCCGGTGACACTGCTCACTGCTCATTGTCCTCAACTGTGGACCTCTGTCCCCCTCTGCTGGCCACTCACAGAATTTCCTGCTGGCACTGTCAAGATGAAGTCCAAGGAGGAAGAGACTGCT GTCGATAAGGGAGACCTGGTGGCCCTGAGCCTCCCCGCCGGCCATGGTGACACTGACGGCCCCATCAGCCTGGACGTGCCCGATGGGGCACCGGATCCCCAGCGGACCAAGGCCGCCATTGACCACCTGCACCAGAAGATCCTGAAGATCACCGAGCAGATCAAGATCGAGCAGGAGGCTCGCGACGACAACGTGGCGGAGTACCTGAAACTGGCCAACAACGCGGACAAGCAGCAGGTGTCACGCATCAAGCAAGTGTTCGAGAAGAAGAACCAGAAGTCAGCCCAGACCATCGCCCAGCTGCACAAGAAGCTGGAGCACTACCGCCGGCGCCTGAAGGAGATTGAGCAGAACGGGCCCTCGCGGCAGCCCAAGGACGTGCTGCGGGACATGCAGCAGGGGCTGAAGGACGTGGGCGCCAACGTGCGCGCAGGCATCAGCGGCTTTGGGGGCGGCGTGGTGGAGGGCGTCAAGGGCAGCCTCTCTGGCCTCTCACAGGCCACCCACACCGCCGTGGTGTCCAAGCCCCGGGAGTTTGCCAGCCTCATCCGCAACAAGTTTGGCAGTGCTGACAACATCGCCCACCTGAAGGACCCCCTGGAAGATGGGCCCCCTGAGGAGGCAGCCCGGGCACTGAGCGGCAGTGCCACACTCGTCTCCAGCCCCAAGTATGGCAGCGATGATGAGTGCTCCAGCGCCAGCGCCAGCTCAGCCGGGGCAGGCAGCAACTCcggggctgggcctggtggggcCCTGGGGAGCCCTAAGTGCAATGCACTGTATGGTGCTCCTGGAAACCTGGATGCTCTGCTGGAAGAGCTACGGGAGATCAAGGAGGGACAGTCTCACCTGGAGGACTCCATGGAAGACCTGAAGACTCAGCTGCAGAGGGACTACACCTACATGACCCAGTGCCTGCAGGAGGAGCGCTACAG GTATGAGCGGCTGGAGGAGCAGCTCAACGACCTGACTGAGCTTCATCAGAACGAGATGACGAACCTGAAGCAGGAGCTGGCCAGCatggaggagaaggtggcctaccaGTCCTATGAGAGGGCACGGGACATCCAG GAGGCCGTGGAGTCCTGCCTGACCCGGGTCACCaagctggagctgcagcagcaacagcagcaggtGGTACAGCTGGAGGGCGTGGAGAATGCCAACGCGCGGGCGCTGCTGGGCAAGTTCATCAACGTGATCCTGGCGCTCATGGCCGTGCTGCTGGTGTTCGTGTCCACCATCGCCAACTTCATCACGCCCCTCATGAAGACACGCCTGCGCATCACCAGCACCGCCCTCCTGGTCCTCGTCCTGTTCCTCCTCTGGAAGCACTGGGACTCCCTCACCTACCTCCTGGAGCACGTGTTGCTGCCCAGCTGA
- the TMCC2 gene encoding transmembrane and coiled-coil domains protein 2 isoform X5 — translation MAAAEPGNSGTPARRPRLPAASPVLPRVCDPGGLTQSADSWGLRAPGTSSPARLRETVPTQVDKGDLVALSLPAGHGDTDGPISLDVPDGAPDPQRTKAAIDHLHQKILKITEQIKIEQEARDDNVAEYLKLANNADKQQVSRIKQVFEKKNQKSAQTIAQLHKKLEHYRRRLKEIEQNGPSRQPKDVLRDMQQGLKDVGANVRAGISGFGGGVVEGVKGSLSGLSQATHTAVVSKPREFASLIRNKFGSADNIAHLKDPLEDGPPEEAARALSGSATLVSSPKYGSDDECSSASASSAGAGSNSGAGPGGALGSPKCNALYGAPGNLDALLEELREIKEGQSHLEDSMEDLKTQLQRDYTYMTQCLQEERYRYERLEEQLNDLTELHQNEMTNLKQELASMEEKVAYQSYERARDIQEAVESCLTRVTKLELQQQQQQVVQLEGVENANARALLGKFINVILALMAVLLVFVSTIANFITPLMKTRLRITSTALLVLVLFLLWKHWDSLTYLLEHVLLPS, via the exons ATGGCGGCTGCAGAGCCTGGGAACTCAGGCACACCTGCTCGCAGGCCCCGACTTCCTGCAGCAAGCCCAGTGCTGCCCAGGGTCTGTGACCCCGGGGGCCTGACACAGTCCGCAGACAGCTGGGGCCTCAGAGCCCCGGGCACCTCATCACCGGCACGGCTTCGGGAAACAGTGCCCACACAG GTCGATAAGGGAGACCTGGTGGCCCTGAGCCTCCCCGCCGGCCATGGTGACACTGACGGCCCCATCAGCCTGGACGTGCCCGATGGGGCACCGGATCCCCAGCGGACCAAGGCCGCCATTGACCACCTGCACCAGAAGATCCTGAAGATCACCGAGCAGATCAAGATCGAGCAGGAGGCTCGCGACGACAACGTGGCGGAGTACCTGAAACTGGCCAACAACGCGGACAAGCAGCAGGTGTCACGCATCAAGCAAGTGTTCGAGAAGAAGAACCAGAAGTCAGCCCAGACCATCGCCCAGCTGCACAAGAAGCTGGAGCACTACCGCCGGCGCCTGAAGGAGATTGAGCAGAACGGGCCCTCGCGGCAGCCCAAGGACGTGCTGCGGGACATGCAGCAGGGGCTGAAGGACGTGGGCGCCAACGTGCGCGCAGGCATCAGCGGCTTTGGGGGCGGCGTGGTGGAGGGCGTCAAGGGCAGCCTCTCTGGCCTCTCACAGGCCACCCACACCGCCGTGGTGTCCAAGCCCCGGGAGTTTGCCAGCCTCATCCGCAACAAGTTTGGCAGTGCTGACAACATCGCCCACCTGAAGGACCCCCTGGAAGATGGGCCCCCTGAGGAGGCAGCCCGGGCACTGAGCGGCAGTGCCACACTCGTCTCCAGCCCCAAGTATGGCAGCGATGATGAGTGCTCCAGCGCCAGCGCCAGCTCAGCCGGGGCAGGCAGCAACTCcggggctgggcctggtggggcCCTGGGGAGCCCTAAGTGCAATGCACTGTATGGTGCTCCTGGAAACCTGGATGCTCTGCTGGAAGAGCTACGGGAGATCAAGGAGGGACAGTCTCACCTGGAGGACTCCATGGAAGACCTGAAGACTCAGCTGCAGAGGGACTACACCTACATGACCCAGTGCCTGCAGGAGGAGCGCTACAG GTATGAGCGGCTGGAGGAGCAGCTCAACGACCTGACTGAGCTTCATCAGAACGAGATGACGAACCTGAAGCAGGAGCTGGCCAGCatggaggagaaggtggcctaccaGTCCTATGAGAGGGCACGGGACATCCAG GAGGCCGTGGAGTCCTGCCTGACCCGGGTCACCaagctggagctgcagcagcaacagcagcaggtGGTACAGCTGGAGGGCGTGGAGAATGCCAACGCGCGGGCGCTGCTGGGCAAGTTCATCAACGTGATCCTGGCGCTCATGGCCGTGCTGCTGGTGTTCGTGTCCACCATCGCCAACTTCATCACGCCCCTCATGAAGACACGCCTGCGCATCACCAGCACCGCCCTCCTGGTCCTCGTCCTGTTCCTCCTCTGGAAGCACTGGGACTCCCTCACCTACCTCCTGGAGCACGTGTTGCTGCCCAGCTGA
- the TMCC2 gene encoding transmembrane and coiled-coil domains protein 2 isoform X6 has protein sequence MNQVVQPLMSRHSACRGSQAHLSWVDKGDLVALSLPAGHGDTDGPISLDVPDGAPDPQRTKAAIDHLHQKILKITEQIKIEQEARDDNVAEYLKLANNADKQQVSRIKQVFEKKNQKSAQTIAQLHKKLEHYRRRLKEIEQNGPSRQPKDVLRDMQQGLKDVGANVRAGISGFGGGVVEGVKGSLSGLSQATHTAVVSKPREFASLIRNKFGSADNIAHLKDPLEDGPPEEAARALSGSATLVSSPKYGSDDECSSASASSAGAGSNSGAGPGGALGSPKCNALYGAPGNLDALLEELREIKEGQSHLEDSMEDLKTQLQRDYTYMTQCLQEERYRYERLEEQLNDLTELHQNEMTNLKQELASMEEKVAYQSYERARDIQEAVESCLTRVTKLELQQQQQQVVQLEGVENANARALLGKFINVILALMAVLLVFVSTIANFITPLMKTRLRITSTALLVLVLFLLWKHWDSLTYLLEHVLLPS, from the exons GTCGATAAGGGAGACCTGGTGGCCCTGAGCCTCCCCGCCGGCCATGGTGACACTGACGGCCCCATCAGCCTGGACGTGCCCGATGGGGCACCGGATCCCCAGCGGACCAAGGCCGCCATTGACCACCTGCACCAGAAGATCCTGAAGATCACCGAGCAGATCAAGATCGAGCAGGAGGCTCGCGACGACAACGTGGCGGAGTACCTGAAACTGGCCAACAACGCGGACAAGCAGCAGGTGTCACGCATCAAGCAAGTGTTCGAGAAGAAGAACCAGAAGTCAGCCCAGACCATCGCCCAGCTGCACAAGAAGCTGGAGCACTACCGCCGGCGCCTGAAGGAGATTGAGCAGAACGGGCCCTCGCGGCAGCCCAAGGACGTGCTGCGGGACATGCAGCAGGGGCTGAAGGACGTGGGCGCCAACGTGCGCGCAGGCATCAGCGGCTTTGGGGGCGGCGTGGTGGAGGGCGTCAAGGGCAGCCTCTCTGGCCTCTCACAGGCCACCCACACCGCCGTGGTGTCCAAGCCCCGGGAGTTTGCCAGCCTCATCCGCAACAAGTTTGGCAGTGCTGACAACATCGCCCACCTGAAGGACCCCCTGGAAGATGGGCCCCCTGAGGAGGCAGCCCGGGCACTGAGCGGCAGTGCCACACTCGTCTCCAGCCCCAAGTATGGCAGCGATGATGAGTGCTCCAGCGCCAGCGCCAGCTCAGCCGGGGCAGGCAGCAACTCcggggctgggcctggtggggcCCTGGGGAGCCCTAAGTGCAATGCACTGTATGGTGCTCCTGGAAACCTGGATGCTCTGCTGGAAGAGCTACGGGAGATCAAGGAGGGACAGTCTCACCTGGAGGACTCCATGGAAGACCTGAAGACTCAGCTGCAGAGGGACTACACCTACATGACCCAGTGCCTGCAGGAGGAGCGCTACAG GTATGAGCGGCTGGAGGAGCAGCTCAACGACCTGACTGAGCTTCATCAGAACGAGATGACGAACCTGAAGCAGGAGCTGGCCAGCatggaggagaaggtggcctaccaGTCCTATGAGAGGGCACGGGACATCCAG GAGGCCGTGGAGTCCTGCCTGACCCGGGTCACCaagctggagctgcagcagcaacagcagcaggtGGTACAGCTGGAGGGCGTGGAGAATGCCAACGCGCGGGCGCTGCTGGGCAAGTTCATCAACGTGATCCTGGCGCTCATGGCCGTGCTGCTGGTGTTCGTGTCCACCATCGCCAACTTCATCACGCCCCTCATGAAGACACGCCTGCGCATCACCAGCACCGCCCTCCTGGTCCTCGTCCTGTTCCTCCTCTGGAAGCACTGGGACTCCCTCACCTACCTCCTGGAGCACGTGTTGCTGCCCAGCTGA